Within Bacillota bacterium, the genomic segment AGGCCGTAGCGGGCCCCGAAGGCCGCCGTCTGCCGGGCATGATTGGACTGCACGGCGCCGGTGGTGATGAGCGTGTCGCAACCCTTGGCGAGCGCGTCGGCGACGAGGTACTCGAGCTTTCGGACCTTGTTCCCGCCGGTGGCCAGGCCGGTCAGGTCGTCGCGCTTGATGAACAGGCGCGGCGGCTGAGTCCCTCCGACGGCCCGGGACAACCGCGGCGCTTCCTCGAAGGGGGTCGGCAGCGAGGCCCCCTTGACCCTCGGGAGACCGTTCAGGATGGTCAGGTCGGTCACCGGCGATTCCTCCTTGAGCGGCGGGCCGGGGCCCGGTCGGGCAAAACCCGGTCGGGGGGCCCCCGCCATTTCATTCTAGGCCGGAAGGTAGACTCGCGGCACCCGCGGGGAGACTCCGCAGAGGATTTCGTAGCTGATCGTCCCGGTCAGGGCGGCCAGATCATCCGCGGTCATCCCGACCTCGCCCTGGCGGCCCAGGACGATGACCTCGTCGCCCAGGGCGACCCGGGGGATGTCAGTCACGTCGACCATGATCTGATCCATGCAGACGCGGCCGACGACCGGGGCCATCCGCCCGTGGATGATGACGGCCCCGCGTGACGAGAGCAGCCGCGGGTAGCCGTCGGCGTAGCCTAAGGGGAGGGTGGCGAGGACCGTCGGCCGGCCGGTGACGAAGGTGCGACCATAGCTGACGCACGTCCCGGCCGGGACTTCCTTCAGGTAGCCGATGCGGGCCTTGACGGTCATCGCCGGCCGCAGGGCGACCCCGCCCTCCCCGCCGGGCGACGGGTGGTAGCCGTACAACGAGATGCCCAGCCGAACCAGGTCCAGATGGGCCTCGGGGAGGTTAATGATGGCCGCGCTGTTGGCCGCGTGACGGATCCGAAACTCGATTCCGAGGGCCCTGAGGTCCTCGATGAAGGCCGTGAACCGCTCCAGCTGCCACCGAGTATAGCCCTGGTCCGGGTCGTCGGCCGCGGCGAAGTGGGTGAAGATGCCCTCCAGGTCGAGCCCGGGCAATCCGGCAAGGTCCTTGGCGAAGGCCAGTCCATCCTGGCCGGGGGCCACCCCGAGGCGGCTCATGCCGGTGTCCACCTTGAGGTGGACGCGGGCCCGGCGGCCGAGGCGGGCGGCCTCTCGCGAGAGGGCCCGGGCCGTCTCCATCGAGAAGACGGCCTGACTGACGTCGTTGGCCAGGACGGACCCGACCTCGTCCGGCGGGGTGTAGCCGAGGATCAGGATGGGCGCGGCGACGCCGGCTCGCCGAAGCTCGATAGCCTCGCCGAGGATGGCCACGCCCAACCAGTTGGCGCCGGCGGCCAGAGCCGTCTCGGCCACCGGGACGGCTCCATGACCGTAGGCGTTGGCCTTGACCACGGCCATCAGCCCGGCCTGCGGGCTCTTGCGCCGGGCGACCTGACGGAGGTTGTGGTCGATCGCCCCGAGGTCGACCTCAGCCCAGACCGGCCGACTGACGGCCGTCGAACCCGCGTCCGGCGGACCGCCCGAATCCCGCACCCCCATCACCTGATTGATCTCCTTGCCTGCCCTCACGAATCGCACCCCCGCCTATCGTCCCCCGGTCCCTAGTGGAGCGACCGGGCAATCCGGCCGATTTCCTCGAGGCTGAGGTCCGAGGTAATGGCGAGCTCGACATCCCCGACAATCCAGTGGATGATGCTGAACTCCTCACTCTGGATCACCTCGACGGGCAGCCCACCGAGGTCCATGGGTCTCATGCCCGGCAGGGCCACGGCCCCGGGGATGGCCTTGTTCTCGGTGATCGACAGGCTCGCCTTCTCCTGGCTGTAATCGAGGAGGATGCTCAGGTCCTGACCCGAGCCGACCCGGCTGACCTGGACCAGGCTGAAACCGGCCGGCGTGTAGGCCGGGAGAAGGAGCTTGAAGCCGGCGAGTTGCCTGGCCCGCTCCAGGGTGATGGCCTCGGGCATCGCCCCGCCCTGGATGACCTCGGCCCCCTGGGGAGGGCTGAACCTGAACAGTTCATCCGGAAGCCCGGCGTCCACCTTGACCTGCGTGTAGGTGGCCGCCGAGATGACCGCCCCGCCGGCGTTGTAGGCCTCGACCTTGAGGGGCAGCCAGGTCTGGCGGTCGACCCAGACCCGTTCCCTCTGGACCACGTCCTCGCCCTTGGGCCCCGGCGGGGTCAGTTCGACCAGATAGGCGGGGCGTCCCACGACCCTGGCCCGACCGGCCACTTTGACCGCGGTCGCCCGGCTCACCTCCCCGACGACCCCGCTCAAGAGGGCCTTCTGGTCCTGGCCGGTGACATCCTCACCGGCCTGCTCGAAAACGGTGACCTCGTTGTCCTGAGGGTTGTAGAACCACATCGTCTGCCCGTCGAACACGGTAAGCTGGCCCTTGATCTCCTCCGGGGCCAGGAACTCCAGGCGGTACCGGGCCGGTTTCTTGAAGGACTGCCTGATCTGGACGGTCTGGCCGGCCCCGGCCAGGCTGTACTGCACTTCCAGGACTCCCTGGTAGTCCTGGAGTTTCTCGAAGCCGGCAGTCATCTGACGGATGAGGTCGGCCGTCGGAGGAGTGCCGCATCCGGCCGCCGCGAAAACCACGAGCGCCGCGACGGCGGCGACCGCGAGACGTCCGAGGACCATCGGGCCCATCCCCTTTCGCCGGTTACCCTTGGAGCTCCTTGATCACGGCGGGAATCTCGGCGGGCAGGTCGCCCGCGGCCAGCCCGGCCTGGCCGCGCCTGGCGGCCAGGCGATCGGCGGCCCGCCCGTGCACGTAGGCCCCGGCGGCGGCGCCCAGGGCCGGTCCGCGCCCCTGGGCCAGGAGAGCCCCGATGACCCCGGTTAGGACGTCGCCCGTTCCGCCCGAGGCCAGGCCGGGGTTGCCGGTGGAGTTGACGTAGTAGCGATCGGCCTCAGCGATGACCGTCCCCGCCCCCTTCAGCAGGATGACCGCTCCAAAGCGGCCGGCCGCCGCGGCCGCGGTTCCGAAGCGGTCGCGCTGGACCGCCTCGTTGTCGAGGCCCATCAGGCGGGCCATCTCTCCTGGGTGAGGGGTGAGGACCGTCCTCCGTCCGCGAGCCGCCAGGGCCGAGAGGACCTCGGCCGGGGCCTCAACCAGAGCGTTGAGCCCGTCGGCGTCGACGACCGCGGGCTTATCCGGGGCGAGGCGGCTGAGCAGCGCCCGGACGAACTGGACGGTGGCCGGGTCTCGGCCGACGCCGGGGCCGAGAGCGACGGCCGAGGCCTTCTCGGCGAAGGCCAGGACCTCTGGCAGGGACTCCGGGCCGAAGCGGTCGCCCCGGCCGGCGGCGGCCACGGGCTGGACCATCACTTCGCGCAGCCGGCGTCCGACCACCGGCCAGAGGGCCTGAGGGACGGCCAGGGTGATCAGTCCGGCGCCGGTCCGCAGGGCACCCAGGGAGGCCAGGACGGGTGCTCCGGTGTAACCCCCGGCTCCGGCGACAATGAGGAGATGTCCGAAGTCGCCCTTGTGGGCGGCCCGCGGTCGCTCGGGGAAAGCCGCGGCGGCCTCTGCCGCCTCGACCAGGGTGCCGCTGACGGCGTTGCCTTCAAGGAGGGGACG encodes:
- a CDS encoding outer membrane lipoprotein carrier protein LolA, with the protein product MVLGRLAVAAVAALVVFAAAGCGTPPTADLIRQMTAGFEKLQDYQGVLEVQYSLAGAGQTVQIRQSFKKPARYRLEFLAPEEIKGQLTVFDGQTMWFYNPQDNEVTVFEQAGEDVTGQDQKALLSGVVGEVSRATAVKVAGRARVVGRPAYLVELTPPGPKGEDVVQRERVWVDRQTWLPLKVEAYNAGGAVISAATYTQVKVDAGLPDELFRFSPPQGAEVIQGGAMPEAITLERARQLAGFKLLLPAYTPAGFSLVQVSRVGSGQDLSILLDYSQEKASLSITENKAIPGAVALPGMRPMDLGGLPVEVIQSEEFSIIHWIVGDVELAITSDLSLEEIGRIARSLH
- a CDS encoding NAD(P)H-hydrate dehydratase, coding for MKLATAEEMRELDRLARDRYGIPGLLLMENAGRAVAAEVMALLLDKGAASVGRPLVSVWCGKGNNGGDGFCAARHLLELGAEVRVVLFATATAVTGEAEVNLEIIRRLGVEVAERPDGPTADDRLWLARSDVVVDALLGTGFSGTVRGPLAEAVQAINEGRRPVVAVDVPSGLDADGASGSEDPLCVRATVTVTLGLPKRGLVVEPGASLAGELVVAPISMPRPLLEGNAVSGTLVEAAEAAAAFPERPRAAHKGDFGHLLIVAGAGGYTGAPVLASLGALRTGAGLITLAVPQALWPVVGRRLREVMVQPVAAAGRGDRFGPESLPEVLAFAEKASAVALGPGVGRDPATVQFVRALLSRLAPDKPAVVDADGLNALVEAPAEVLSALAARGRRTVLTPHPGEMARLMGLDNEAVQRDRFGTAAAAAGRFGAVILLKGAGTVIAEADRYYVNSTGNPGLASGGTGDVLTGVIGALLAQGRGPALGAAAGAYVHGRAADRLAARRGQAGLAAGDLPAEIPAVIKELQG
- the alr gene encoding alanine racemase — translated: MRAGKEINQVMGVRDSGGPPDAGSTAVSRPVWAEVDLGAIDHNLRQVARRKSPQAGLMAVVKANAYGHGAVPVAETALAAGANWLGVAILGEAIELRRAGVAAPILILGYTPPDEVGSVLANDVSQAVFSMETARALSREAARLGRRARVHLKVDTGMSRLGVAPGQDGLAFAKDLAGLPGLDLEGIFTHFAAADDPDQGYTRWQLERFTAFIEDLRALGIEFRIRHAANSAAIINLPEAHLDLVRLGISLYGYHPSPGGEGGVALRPAMTVKARIGYLKEVPAGTCVSYGRTFVTGRPTVLATLPLGYADGYPRLLSSRGAVIIHGRMAPVVGRVCMDQIMVDVTDIPRVALGDEVIVLGRQGEVGMTADDLAALTGTISYEILCGVSPRVPRVYLPA